Below is a window of Cytobacillus firmus DNA.
TCTTTAACTGCAAATCCGCCAAGATCAGAAGCTGTAAAGGTGCTGAGACCTCCTGCAAATTTTCCAAATGGTGTTCTTACTCCGCTAAGAATTACGGTTTTCCCCATAAAGAATCGCTCCTTGTACTATTAATTTAAAATGTTCGAAAAATTGATTAGAAAAAAATAGAGTCTCTGCTGCAGGTCTAGTTGAAGTTAACTGTTTGTGAAGGTGCTGGTCATTGACTGAACGCTCGCTCGAAAGGACTGCGACAAAAGGATTCACCCGATCTTCAGTCACCCAGCAAAATTGTAAGCGCTTTATCATTTTCTATTTTACTAGAAAAATAGCAGAAATTGAAACACTTTACACAAAATTCAGGCAAAAACATTTTTCGTCAAAATGCATTACAGGAATTTTGGCTGTGCTTCAATTTCCGCTTTCAATATTTAAGATGCTACATTCCGGCTTTCACCTATAACAGACTTTTCAAGAATTTCAGCAACATCGTACGTATGAACCTGTTCTTCCACTTCTTTAGCTTTTGTTCCATCAGACAGCATGGTTAAGCAGTATGGACATCCTGAACTAATCACGGATGGATTTACTGCCAATGCCTGCTCTGTGCGTGATACGTTGATGCGGTGTCCGGTTTCTTCTTCCATCCACATCAGGCCGCCGCCCGCTCCGCAGCACATGCCGGTTTCGCGGTTTCTTTCCATTTCCACAAGCTTGACGCCCGGGATGCTCTTAAGGATTTCTCGCGGAGGATCATACACCTCGTTGTAGCGTCCCAGATAGCAGGAATCATGGAAGGTAATCGTTTCTTCCACAGCATATTGCGGCTTCAGCTTGCCTTCTTCCACTAGCTGGGCAAGAACTTCAGTATGGTGAAAAACCTCTGCCTCTAATCCGAAATCCGGATACTCATTTTTAAAGATGTTGTAGGCATGAGGGTCGATCGTGACGATCTTCTTCACTTCATTCTTCTCAAACTCTTCAATATTCTTAGTGGCAAGCTCCTGGAACAGGAACTCGTTTCCAAGACGTCTTGGCGTGTCACCAGAGTTCTTTTCCTTGTTGCCAAGGATGGCGAACTTGACGCCGGCCTCATTCATCAGTTTCGCAAAGGAAAGAGCGATCTTCTGGCTGCGGTTGTCGTAAGAGCCCATGGAACCAACCCAGAATAAGTATTCGAACTCTTCTCCCGCCTTTTTCATTTCCTTCACTGTCGGCACATGAACATCTTCACGTGCTTCTCTCCAGTCTTCACGCTCCTTGCGGTTCAGTCCCCAAGGATTGCCCTGGCGCTCGATATTGGTCATGGCGCGCTGTGCGTCAGCGTCCATTTTACCCTCAGTTAACACAAGGTAGCGGCGCAGATCGATAATTTTATCAACATGTTCATTCATTACCGGACATTGGTCTTCACAGTTTCGGCAAGTCGTACAAGCCCAGATTTCTTCTTCGGTAATGACTTCGCCAATCAGGCTTGGGCTGTATGCAAGGCCAGCTGCAGCTTCTTCTGCACCCTGGCCGGCAGCTGCAAGGGCAAGCTGATTGCCTTTCGTGTTGGAAAAAGCGAATGTCGGCACCCAAGGCTGCTTCGACGTGACAACAGCACCGTGATTGGTTAAATGATCACGCAATTTCAGGATTAAATCCATCGGCGAAAGCATCTTTCCAGTGCCGGTTGCCGGACACATATTGGTACAGCGTCCGCATTCCACACACGCATAGAAGTCAATCATCTGATGCTGTGTAAAATCTTCAATCTTTCCGACACCAAAGCTTTCCTGTGATTCATCTTCAAAGTCGATTGCCTTTAATTTCCCCGGATTGTCCAGACGGTTGAAATATACGTTGGCCGGTCCGGCGATTAAGTGAGCGTGCTTGGATTGAGGCACATACACCAGGAATGCAAGCAGGAATAATAAATGAATCCACCATGCGATATAAAAGACAGCAATTGAGGCTGTTTCACCCATCCATGAGAATCCGCCGGCAATCAGGGAAGCAACCGGTTCTGTCCAGGTTCCTTCATGGCCATGCCAGATCATGCTCATGCCATTGCCAAGCAGGACGGAAAGCATGAGCCCTCCGATAAAAATAAGGACGAGACCAGATTTGAATCCGCGCTTTAAGCGGACAAGCTTTTCCACATAACGGCGGTAGAAAGCCCAGATGACCGCAACAAGGATCGTAAGGGTCACAATTTCCTGGAAAAAGGTGAACCCGGGGTATAAAGGTCCAAGCGGCAGGTGTGCACCTGGCTTAATTCCTTTTATAATAAAATCAATCGCTCCGAATTGGACAAGAATGAAGCCGTAGAAAAACATCACGTGAATGATGCCGCTTTTCTTATCCTTTAAAAGCTTTTTCTGGCCAAAAACATTGACCCAGATCTTTTCAAGGCGCTCTTTCACCTTGCCGTCAAACTCCACCTTTTTGCCAAGCTTAATATATTCAATCCGCGTCTTCACAACATAGACAAACAGGCTGATAGCGTAAGCGGTTACAAGAAGGAATGCAATTAAGTTGATCCACAATAAACCGTTCATGGGCATGGTGCTCCTTTCCTCATCTTAGAAAATTTAAAAAACAGTATAATTTTCTGAATTTACTCTTACTCCCATTATATTATGAATGAGCATTCAGTCAACCACTTTTCTTAAAACTTGTTCGAAAAATTTTATTATTTCCATTTATTAATTTCTTTTTTAAAGCGGAAAAGTCCTCCCTATTTGGAAAGAATCCCTGATAGAAATGGCACGGCAGGAAATACTAACGGGAAAACCCTGTCGAGAGGAAGATCGCAATGACTGTCTGGAATATCATTATGGCCGTATTACTCATCATATTCCTGTGGCTCTATATCGATTTTACTTGGGGCCGGAAAAGCCATATGAAAAAGCTGGAGCGGACCGCATGCCCTATCCGGCAGTCTGATATGGAGCTGTTTGCAGACGGGCCTGCTTTGTTTGAAAACTTATTTTCCGAGCTTAAAAAAGCTCAAAAGCACATTCATGTTTTATTTTACATTGTGAAGGATGATAAAATCAGCAAGGAGTTTTTAACCATATTAATGGGTAAAGCAAAAGAAGGAGTGGAAGTCCGTCTTCTCCTGGATTGGGCCGGAAGCTTTCCTGTCAAAAGAAAAATCGTCAAGGAACTGAAGAGCAGCGGCATCAAGTTTTCGTTTGCGCATGTGCCAAAGCTTCCTTTTCTCTTTTATTCGTTTCAGGCCAGGAACCATCGTAAAATTACTGTTATTGATGGGAAGATCGGTTACAGCGGCGGTTTTAATATCGGCAAAGAATACATCAATCAGGATAAAAAGCTGAACCCGTGGCGTGATTACCATTTAAAATTTTGGGGCGAGGGCGTGCAGGATCTGCAAAGAGAGTTTCTGACTGACTGGTATAAAGCAACGAAGACCGACCTGCTCGCAAACAGCATCTATTTTCCTGAGCTTCATGCAGGTAAATACCGCCATCAGTTTGCGGCTTATAAAGGTGCTTTTTTGGAGGAAAGCTTTTCATCATTAATACGGAAGGCGAAAACGAGCATTACGATTGGGACCCCCTATTTTATTCCGGGCAAAAGACTTTTTAAGGATCTGCTCCATGCCCTGGAACGCGGCGTCACGGTCAAGATCCTCGTCCCGTGCGTGACAGATCATATTCTTGTAAAAGAAGCCTCTTATCTTTATCTAAGAACCCTGATAAAAGAAGGCGCTTATGTGTATGAGTTCAAAAAGGGCTTTTACCATGCAAAAGCGATTATTATCGATGATGAGATTAGTGATATTGGAACAGCCAATTTTGATAAGCGGAGCCTGTTCTTAAATTATGAAATCAATTGCTTTATCTTTGACAAAGAGTTCATAGAGCAAATCCAGGCTATTGTAGACAAAGACATACTAAATGCAAAGAGATTGACCCTAAAAGAATTAAACCGTCTGGATCCTTTACGGACATTTAAAGAGATGCTTGCCCGTTCTGTGGCAAGTTTTCTGTAAAGGAGGCCGGCATAAAGAAGGTGCTGCAAATTGAAAATCAGACTGGGGTATGTTTCCCATGCAATCAGCTTGTGGGAGGCATCTCCTGCAAGAACATTAACATTTACACGCTATCAGCAGCTGCCTGAAGAGGAAAGGCTGGAAAAGCTGAAGGCCGTCACAGCGGTGAATCTGCAAAATACGCTACGAATGCTTTATTTTAATATCGCCCATGAAATTCAGCTGTATCGGCTCTCAAGCTCCATCGTGCCTCTGGCCACCCATCCGGAGGTTTTATGGGATTTTGTCACCCCCTTTAAGAAAAAATGGCTTGAGATTGGCGATTTGATTAAAAAACATGATCTCCGCGTGAGCTTTCACCCCAATCAATTCACCCTGTTCACTTCTCCGCGCGAGGATGTGACCCGGAATGCAGTTAAAGATATGGAATATCATTACCGGATGTTTGAGGCCATGGGCGTCGAAAAGAAAAGCGTCATCAACATCCATATTGGCGGGGCTTACGGGGACAAGCTCTCGACCATTGACCGGTTCCATGAAAGTCTAAAGATGCTGCCGTCTCATGTCAAAGAGCAAATGACACTCGAAAATGATGATAAAACCTATAACGCGGAGGAAACTCTCCTGGCCTGCCAAAAGGAAAACATCCCTCTTGTATTCGATTATCATCACCATATGGCGAACCTCAGCACCCGCCCGCTGGAAGAAATTCTCCCGGAGATTTTCCAGACATGGGACAAAACAGGTCTTAAGCCGAAAATTCATATTTCCTCGCCCAAATCGGAAAAGGCCTTTCGGTCCCATGCCGACTATGTCGACCTGGATTTTATCCGGCCCCTTCTCGACGTGCTGAAAACCTTTAATCAGGATGTCGATTTTATGATCGAGGCGAAAGCCAAGGACAAGGCTGCACTTAAGCTGACAGAGGATATCAGCAATATCCGCGGGGTGAAAAGGATCGGCGGAGCGGAAGTAGAGTGGAAATAATGAAGGCGTTCCAGGTGCGGAACGCCTTTTTATTTTAACTGAATTTCCCTTACCTTCTGTCTCTGCTCCTCCGGCCACCAGGCTCCGCAGTCTTCAGAGACTACACAGGCTGCACATTTTTTCAGATCGTACACCTTCATACCCGTAATCGGAGGCGAATAAAGGTGCAGGGTGACAAGGTTTTCCCTGCCTGCGCTCTTCATTTTGTGCACACCTTTTTTAGGCGCATAAAAGAAGGAGCCTTGGGACTTAACCTCTGCAAAAAGCTCAATTGGGACGTCTTCCCTCACTTCAAAAACAGTGTTTTCCGAATCTCCATTCATCACTTGAATCCATCCCTTTGAGTTTCCATGATCATGCGGGGCGCATTCGATATCCGACCAGTTCATGACGAGCAGCTCCACTTCATCATTATGATAAAGCAGCTTTCGGTAATAGGGTTTTCCATCTGCCGGCTGCAAGTGTGGAAGCAGGTCCTCAAGCTTGATATTCAGTGAGGCCAAAGCTTTTTTAAGTTCATCTGCAGAAGGTGATTTTAAAGAAGCCAAAATGCTTTGAAACCGTTCCTTCATTTAACGACTCCCCTTTTCATGTGGATTATCGTTTTTTCCATGAAAAGTATTTCAGCTGACCATTCACCATGATCACCCCTATAATAATTATGATTCCGCCCATGATGCTTATGAAGAAAATTTTTTCACGAAGCAGAAGAATGGCCGCAATAAGGGTAAATAACGGCTCCATGTAGATAAACATGGATACCTTGGAGGCTTCCATAACCTCGAGTGCCTTGGACCAGTACCAGTAGCCGATCCCTGAAACAAATATGCCCAAAAACATGATATGGGCCCATTCAGAACCAGATAATAGATGGAATTTCTCCCATCCTCTATCTCTCACTAAAAAGGGAATTGTCAGCATGCACCCAAGCAGACTCATATAAAAAGTGACCACAAGGGAAGGCAGCTTAATGTGCAGTTTTTTTACCAGGATGGAATATACGGCCCAATTCAGTGTACTTAGAATCATGAGGATATATCCTATATTTATAGCAAATCCCAGCGTCTGACCGCTCCTCGCTCCCGTTACCATGAGCACGCCGGAAATCGCAGTTATAATGCCCAGTGTCTTAAGGAATGTCAATTTTTCATGAAGAAAGATCATGGAGAGAAGCACGGTAAAAACAGGTGAAAAAGAAATAATCCATCCCGCAGAGGAGGCGTCTATCGTCTCTAAGGCTGTGACCTGGATGACCTGGTGGATGAAAACGCCAAGTACACCGAGAACAATTAAATGGGGAATATATTTAAGCGGAATCTGGAGCGGATACCTTTTCAAGAGAAGCACAAGGAGCAGAAAAGCGGCTCCGATAGCAAACCGGAGCATGATTAACGTATAAGGATCCAGCTTATCCAAAACAGCTTTAGTGGAGACAAAAGAGACTCCCCAAAAACTGATCGAAATGGTTGCGTAAAGTGAGGCTGCAAACTGTGGCTTCATGGGCGGGCATGTCCTTTCCGGAAGGGTTTTTACCATGATATGCTCGTCCGGATGTAACATGCGGTGTTTTTTTTGGCGGTTTTGACAGGTTATTTGCAGATTTATCATTTGATTGCTGATTTGGCTGGTTTGCTGCCTAACTTTTTGAGGACTGCTCTTTAGTTTTTTGGTTTGCTGTCCGGATTTCAGTTTAGGCTTGTTTGCAAGTTATACCATGGTTGTTTGCAGTTTTCCTGATGTGTTTGCCAGTTTTAGCTATTGTTTGCTGATTTTCAAGGTTAATTTGCAAACATTCCGGATCTATTTGCTGATTTTCAAGGTTCATTTGCAAATATTCCGGATCTATTTGCTGATTTCCAAGGTTTATTTGCAAATATTCCGGATCTATTTGCTGATTTCCAAGGTTTATTTGCAAATATTCAAGATCTATTTGCAAAGTTCACATTTAGACAAAAAAGGCTGCCCATTAAATGTGGACACCCCTTCTCCATCTATCTCAACATCCCCTGCAGCCAAGGCAGAACCACTTCATATGCTTTAAACCCGAGGTAAATGCCGACAATTCCCATAATCCCGGGAAGCGCTGGCGGAGCGGGAATCGGCAGCTTCATGAAAGCAAAGACGAATCCGACTAAGAATCCTGTAAGAATGGATAAAAGAACGATTTTCATGAGACCCTCCTAAAATGGCTTACTATGTTTTACCAGTTTCACTATACCCTTAAACATATGACTTTAGCTTCCCCTTTTTCGTCTAAAACATGAAAAAAGCCGGCACCAATAAGTGCCAGCTTCCACCATTACATTTTTTCCGGAGCAGATACGCCAATTAATTTCAGGGAGTTCTTCAAAGTAGTCTGAACCGCTTTGATCAGTGCCAGACGTGCTTTCGTTCTTTCCGGATTTTCCGCATCCAATACTTTTTCAGCATTATAGAAGCTGTGGAAAGATGAAGCCAGTTCATAAATATAGTTCGTAATTCTGTGCGGCATGCGCTTTTGCGCTGCTTCGCCGACAGCCTGCGGGAATTCACCAATCTTCTTCAGAACGTCGATTTCCTTTTCCGCAGAAATCAGGGAGTAATCTGCTGCTTCAGCAGACATGCCCTGCTCTTCACCCTGGCGCAGAATGCTGGAAATACGCGCGTGTGCGTACTGAGCATAGTAAACAGGGTTTTCATTGGATTGGGATACAGCCAGATCAAGGTCGAAATCAAGATGTGTATCTGCGCTTCTCATCGCGAAGAAATAGCGTGTTGCGTCCAGTCCTACTTCTTCTACAAGGTCACGCATTGTTACCGCTTTGCCGGTACGTTTGCTCATCTTCATTTTTTCGCCGTTCTTGTAAAGGTGTACAAGCTGGATGATTTCGACTTCGAGCGCCTCACGGTCATAGCCAAGTGCCTGGATGGCCGCCTTCATGCGCGGAATGTAGCCATGGTGGTCAGCGCCCCAGATGTTGATCAGCTTTTCAAAGCCTCTTTCAAGCTTGTCTTTATGGTAAGCGATATCTGGAGTCAGATACGTGTAAGAGCCGTCATTTTTAATAAGGACACGGTCTTTGTCATCACCGAAAGTGGTGGAACGGAACCATGTTGCGCCCTCTTCCTCGTAAATGTGGCCGTTATCCTTTAATGCCTGAAGGGCTGTGTCGATTTTGCCATTATGATAAAGAGATGTTTCCGAATACCATACATCGAATGGAACGCGGAAATCTTCAAGATCCTGCTTCAGCTTCGCCATTTCATATTTCAGGCCGTATTCACGGAAAAAGTCAAAACGCTCTTTTTCATCCGCATTTACATATTTATCGCCGTGCTCATCAGCCAGCTTTTTGCCGATGCCGATGATGTCTTCGCCATGATAGCCGTCAGCAGGCATTTCTTTATCTAAGCCAAGAGCCTGGAAATAACGGGCTTCAACTGATAGAGCCAGATTGTTGATCTGGTTGCCGGCATCATTGATATAGTACTCACGGGAAACATCGTAGCCGGCTTTGTCTAAAATGTTGCATAGGGAGTCGCCTACAGCTGCGCCGCGGGCATGTCCAAGATGCAGGTCCCCTGTCGGGTTAGCGGAAACAAACTCCACCTGGATCTTCTGATTGTTGCCGACTGTTGTTTCTCCGTACTGATCTCCTGCTCCAAGAACGGCTGGAATCAGATCAGTCAGATAAGAGTTATTCATGTAAAAATTGATAAAGCCAGGTCCGGCGATTTCAATTTTTTCAATGGAAGCTTTTGAGCTGTCAAATGAAGCAATAAGCTCTTCTGCAATCACTCTTGGCGCCTTTTTTGCCACTCGCGCCAGCTGCATTGCCATATTCGTGGAATAATCGCCATGCGACTTTTCCTTCGGGATTTCAAGAATCACATCGGGAATCTGCTCTTCCGCTGCCAAACCGGCTTTTACAACCGCATCCTTAATTTCCTGCTTTAATTTGCCTTGCACCTGCTCAACTATGTTCATTGTTCTCCTCCTCAAACGTAATCGCCAAATGGTATGTACCTGCCTGGGATCCCTGCATTTTCAGGTCGTATAAAATATCAATCGAACCTTCGCCGGATTCGCCGTCATATTGATGGGCCATCCGCTTGGTCACCGTACCCATCTCAAACACTCCATACGGCGTCTCGTAGCTGCCGCGGAGCTTTTTATTCATTCTGAAAGGGAGCCTCATTTTCACGGCGCCGCTTCGTAAAATCAGCCCGTCTGCATCGGACATTTTTATAATCGTCTTAACTGTTCCCTCTTCCATCACTTCATCATACTGAAGGAAACGGGCGGAATCTTTTATATAGTATCGGCCAAAAGCAGTCAATTCAAAAGTCTCTTTGCTGCCTCCACTGCGAATATCTGTCTTCACATTAATCTTCACAGGCATTTGTTCCGCTGAGCGACTGGACAACGGCAACACATCCTTTTCATCATATATAACTATATAAGTATAAATATTTGATGGGGAAAGTGCAAGAAGGTGGTGACAGGAAGAAAAGCGGAAGCGCCTTGCCCACCCCCGACAAGCACAAGACGAGCCTCACGGAAAGGCGTCCTTTGCCTTTTTGGGAGGATTGCCTGAAAAGTGAAGGCGACTGTCCAGGGACGACAAGCATAAGACGAGCCCTGCAAGAAGGTGTTCTTTCCTTCTGGAAGGGATCGGCTTATGTCTCGAGTCCCTAGGAGCCGCAACTAGACAAGCTTGTGACCTCGAGGGGGATGGGCGCTCCTCCTAAAAACTAACGCTT
It encodes the following:
- a CDS encoding heterodisulfide reductase-related iron-sulfur binding cluster; translation: MNGLLWINLIAFLLVTAYAISLFVYVVKTRIEYIKLGKKVEFDGKVKERLEKIWVNVFGQKKLLKDKKSGIIHVMFFYGFILVQFGAIDFIIKGIKPGAHLPLGPLYPGFTFFQEIVTLTILVAVIWAFYRRYVEKLVRLKRGFKSGLVLIFIGGLMLSVLLGNGMSMIWHGHEGTWTEPVASLIAGGFSWMGETASIAVFYIAWWIHLLFLLAFLVYVPQSKHAHLIAGPANVYFNRLDNPGKLKAIDFEDESQESFGVGKIEDFTQHQMIDFYACVECGRCTNMCPATGTGKMLSPMDLILKLRDHLTNHGAVVTSKQPWVPTFAFSNTKGNQLALAAAGQGAEEAAAGLAYSPSLIGEVITEEEIWACTTCRNCEDQCPVMNEHVDKIIDLRRYLVLTEGKMDADAQRAMTNIERQGNPWGLNRKEREDWREAREDVHVPTVKEMKKAGEEFEYLFWVGSMGSYDNRSQKIALSFAKLMNEAGVKFAILGNKEKNSGDTPRRLGNEFLFQELATKNIEEFEKNEVKKIVTIDPHAYNIFKNEYPDFGLEAEVFHHTEVLAQLVEEGKLKPQYAVEETITFHDSCYLGRYNEVYDPPREILKSIPGVKLVEMERNRETGMCCGAGGGLMWMEEETGHRINVSRTEQALAVNPSVISSGCPYCLTMLSDGTKAKEVEEQVHTYDVAEILEKSVIGESRNVAS
- the cls gene encoding cardiolipin synthase, producing MTVWNIIMAVLLIIFLWLYIDFTWGRKSHMKKLERTACPIRQSDMELFADGPALFENLFSELKKAQKHIHVLFYIVKDDKISKEFLTILMGKAKEGVEVRLLLDWAGSFPVKRKIVKELKSSGIKFSFAHVPKLPFLFYSFQARNHRKITVIDGKIGYSGGFNIGKEYINQDKKLNPWRDYHLKFWGEGVQDLQREFLTDWYKATKTDLLANSIYFPELHAGKYRHQFAAYKGAFLEESFSSLIRKAKTSITIGTPYFIPGKRLFKDLLHALERGVTVKILVPCVTDHILVKEASYLYLRTLIKEGAYVYEFKKGFYHAKAIIIDDEISDIGTANFDKRSLFLNYEINCFIFDKEFIEQIQAIVDKDILNAKRLTLKELNRLDPLRTFKEMLARSVASFL
- the uvsE gene encoding UV DNA damage repair endonuclease UvsE; the encoded protein is MKIRLGYVSHAISLWEASPARTLTFTRYQQLPEEERLEKLKAVTAVNLQNTLRMLYFNIAHEIQLYRLSSSIVPLATHPEVLWDFVTPFKKKWLEIGDLIKKHDLRVSFHPNQFTLFTSPREDVTRNAVKDMEYHYRMFEAMGVEKKSVINIHIGGAYGDKLSTIDRFHESLKMLPSHVKEQMTLENDDKTYNAEETLLACQKENIPLVFDYHHHMANLSTRPLEEILPEIFQTWDKTGLKPKIHISSPKSEKAFRSHADYVDLDFIRPLLDVLKTFNQDVDFMIEAKAKDKAALKLTEDISNIRGVKRIGGAEVEWK
- a CDS encoding cysteine dioxygenase gives rise to the protein MKERFQSILASLKSPSADELKKALASLNIKLEDLLPHLQPADGKPYYRKLLYHNDEVELLVMNWSDIECAPHDHGNSKGWIQVMNGDSENTVFEVREDVPIELFAEVKSQGSFFYAPKKGVHKMKSAGRENLVTLHLYSPPITGMKVYDLKKCAACVVSEDCGAWWPEEQRQKVREIQLK
- a CDS encoding DMT family transporter produces the protein MKPQFAASLYATISISFWGVSFVSTKAVLDKLDPYTLIMLRFAIGAAFLLLVLLLKRYPLQIPLKYIPHLIVLGVLGVFIHQVIQVTALETIDASSAGWIISFSPVFTVLLSMIFLHEKLTFLKTLGIITAISGVLMVTGARSGQTLGFAINIGYILMILSTLNWAVYSILVKKLHIKLPSLVVTFYMSLLGCMLTIPFLVRDRGWEKFHLLSGSEWAHIMFLGIFVSGIGYWYWSKALEVMEASKVSMFIYMEPLFTLIAAILLLREKIFFISIMGGIIIIIGVIMVNGQLKYFSWKKR
- a CDS encoding XapX domain-containing protein — translated: MKIVLLSILTGFLVGFVFAFMKLPIPAPPALPGIMGIVGIYLGFKAYEVVLPWLQGMLR
- the argS gene encoding arginine--tRNA ligase; translated protein: MNIVEQVQGKLKQEIKDAVVKAGLAAEEQIPDVILEIPKEKSHGDYSTNMAMQLARVAKKAPRVIAEELIASFDSSKASIEKIEIAGPGFINFYMNNSYLTDLIPAVLGAGDQYGETTVGNNQKIQVEFVSANPTGDLHLGHARGAAVGDSLCNILDKAGYDVSREYYINDAGNQINNLALSVEARYFQALGLDKEMPADGYHGEDIIGIGKKLADEHGDKYVNADEKERFDFFREYGLKYEMAKLKQDLEDFRVPFDVWYSETSLYHNGKIDTALQALKDNGHIYEEEGATWFRSTTFGDDKDRVLIKNDGSYTYLTPDIAYHKDKLERGFEKLINIWGADHHGYIPRMKAAIQALGYDREALEVEIIQLVHLYKNGEKMKMSKRTGKAVTMRDLVEEVGLDATRYFFAMRSADTHLDFDLDLAVSQSNENPVYYAQYAHARISSILRQGEEQGMSAEAADYSLISAEKEIDVLKKIGEFPQAVGEAAQKRMPHRITNYIYELASSFHSFYNAEKVLDAENPERTKARLALIKAVQTTLKNSLKLIGVSAPEKM
- a CDS encoding DUF1934 domain-containing protein gives rise to the protein MSSRSAEQMPVKINVKTDIRSGGSKETFELTAFGRYYIKDSARFLQYDEVMEEGTVKTIIKMSDADGLILRSGAVKMRLPFRMNKKLRGSYETPYGVFEMGTVTKRMAHQYDGESGEGSIDILYDLKMQGSQAGTYHLAITFEEENNEHS